In the Campylobacter showae genome, one interval contains:
- a CDS encoding peptide ABC transporter ATP-binding protein: protein MKQILVFLVFLAGLYAANIYVNGEKVGGSDQNSTYNGESKNEILKQEGKKQLCKKGYKQYC, encoded by the coding sequence ATGAAGCAAATTTTAGTTTTCTTGGTATTTTTGGCGGGGCTTTATGCGGCCAATATCTACGTAAACGGCGAAAAGGTCGGCGGCAGCGATCAAAACTCGACCTATAACGGTGAGAGCAAAAACGAAATCCTAAAACAAGAGGGCAAAAAACAGCTCTGTAAAAAAGGCTACAAGCAGTACTGCTAG
- a CDS encoding peptidase M50, whose translation MLLNTFAPPFKLVGGYFIAGICFLIASIPAFFAADFETIAGLETAGFLHVFFVGFVMSIIIGALYQLTSVILEKPFSTIKGAVANLALYCAGTASMSYGMISGKTGFLHGGGMALFLALLFFGTTYIVSFMDNEKKSFAAFMLFVSAIFLLAGISLGFCLLMILSGTLPMDFMFALKFHVYFVLGFVFFIIVGVATVLLPMFALAHDLKFTLSKFAFGFYILAGVLLFFGEIYAYFAFGAAIICFVAEALHILKKRVRKAYDYWNVNIALSLAAFVLFCAFIAAGRYDMAVFMLIYGFLFAFIAAHLYKIAPFLIWYHYVAPFVGKTKVPLLDQMILKRPAYIGIGFNALGLALYELGAWLEIKSLAHCGVACLLVSIVLVAINMINVFKFTKFGVKEEK comes from the coding sequence ATGCTTTTAAACACCTTTGCGCCGCCTTTTAAGCTGGTGGGCGGTTATTTTATCGCGGGCATTTGTTTTTTGATCGCGAGCATTCCCGCCTTTTTCGCGGCGGATTTTGAGACGATCGCGGGGCTTGAGACGGCGGGATTTTTACACGTGTTTTTTGTCGGCTTTGTTATGAGCATCATCATCGGCGCGCTTTATCAGCTCACTTCGGTGATTTTAGAAAAGCCGTTTTCGACGATCAAGGGCGCGGTGGCAAATTTGGCCCTTTACTGCGCGGGTACTGCCTCGATGAGCTACGGGATGATCAGCGGCAAGACGGGCTTTTTGCACGGCGGCGGCATGGCGCTTTTTCTGGCGTTACTGTTTTTCGGCACGACCTATATCGTTAGCTTTATGGACAATGAAAAAAAGAGCTTCGCGGCGTTTATGCTTTTTGTTTCGGCGATATTTTTACTCGCGGGTATCTCGCTTGGATTTTGCCTTTTGATGATACTTTCGGGCACTTTGCCGATGGATTTTATGTTCGCGCTTAAATTTCACGTTTATTTCGTGCTCGGGTTTGTTTTTTTCATCATCGTAGGCGTAGCGACCGTGCTGCTACCGATGTTTGCCCTGGCGCACGATCTAAAATTTACGCTTAGCAAATTTGCCTTCGGATTTTATATTTTGGCAGGAGTTTTACTCTTTTTTGGTGAGATTTACGCGTACTTTGCTTTTGGGGCGGCGATTATTTGCTTTGTCGCGGAGGCGCTACATATCCTAAAAAAGCGCGTTCGCAAAGCGTATGACTACTGGAACGTCAATATCGCTCTTTCGCTCGCGGCCTTCGTGCTGTTTTGCGCATTTATCGCGGCGGGTAGATACGATATGGCGGTGTTTATGCTGATTTACGGCTTTTTGTTTGCATTTATCGCGGCTCATCTTTACAAGATCGCGCCGTTTCTCATCTGGTACCACTACGTAGCGCCCTTTGTGGGCAAGACAAAAGTGCCGCTACTAGATCAGATGATCCTCAAAAGGCCCGCATATATCGGCATTGGCTTTAATGCTCTTGGGCTTGCGCTCTACGAGCTTGGAGCCTGGCTGGAGATAAAATCGCTCGCGCACTGCGGCGTGGCTTGCCTGCTCGTTAGTATCGTTTTGGTCGCGATAAATATGATAAATGTTTTTAAATTTACGAAATTTGGAGTAAAGGAAGAAAAATGA
- a CDS encoding metal-sulfur cluster assembly factor yields MKEKIYGALSNIVDPEVGFDIVSLGLIYDAVCDENGKAKVTMTLSTRSCPLHEMILGWVETAVLNVDGVKECEIDLVWEPAWSIEMASDEVRAALGA; encoded by the coding sequence ATGAAAGAAAAAATCTACGGCGCGCTCTCAAACATCGTCGATCCCGAGGTGGGCTTTGATATCGTATCTTTGGGACTGATTTACGACGCGGTTTGCGACGAGAACGGAAAGGCGAAGGTCACGATGACGCTATCTACGCGCTCATGCCCGCTGCACGAGATGATACTGGGCTGGGTGGAGACGGCGGTGCTGAATGTCGACGGCGTAAAAGAGTGCGAGATAGATCTCGTATGGGAGCCTGCGTGGAGTATTGAGATGGCGAGCGACGAGGTGAGGGCGGCGTTAGGAGCGTGA
- a CDS encoding ABC transporter permease, protein MSLTKYLLFKYLRFDKTQPFIMLSALLAFLGVGVGLMVLIVAMAIMNGFDKEFERKLFTMNYPITILSAIRGNIDESDVSELKQKFPNLKFSPYIMSQVIIKGANSFEGGLLFGVNSADEKQINSVVAAGLEDRELDGYGLLVGQGVKNEMMINENDKLTLIFTKNDPSGFALTPKMKRFDVVSSFSSGLVAYDKSYLYTSVEALRKILEYDEGKFDGIHVFSDDPFTDIKKISRELRLGQKAIGWWQQNGNFFSALALEKRALFIVLMLIILVASLNIVSSLLMTVMNRRQEIALLLSLGASKAEIKKSFFALGATIGGGGIVFGLVLGLFGVWLLGSFDIVNLPADVYGSAKLPMELSLIDLVMILVGAVVIVAFSSFYPAKKAAQINVLETLRNE, encoded by the coding sequence ATGAGCCTAACCAAATATCTACTTTTTAAATATCTACGGTTTGATAAAACCCAGCCATTTATCATGCTTTCAGCGCTTTTGGCTTTTCTGGGCGTCGGCGTCGGGCTCATGGTGCTCATCGTCGCGATGGCGATCATGAACGGCTTTGACAAAGAGTTTGAGCGCAAACTTTTTACCATGAACTACCCGATCACGATCCTCTCCGCCATACGCGGCAACATCGACGAGAGCGATGTTAGCGAACTAAAACAAAAGTTTCCGAATCTCAAATTTAGCCCATATATCATGAGTCAAGTTATCATAAAGGGGGCAAATAGCTTCGAGGGCGGACTGCTTTTTGGCGTAAATTCGGCCGACGAAAAGCAGATAAACTCTGTCGTGGCGGCAGGTCTTGAGGACCGAGAACTAGACGGATATGGCCTGCTCGTAGGTCAAGGCGTCAAAAACGAGATGATGATAAACGAAAACGACAAACTCACGCTCATTTTTACTAAAAACGATCCGAGCGGTTTTGCGCTAACGCCTAAAATGAAGCGCTTTGATGTCGTGAGCTCGTTTAGCTCGGGGCTAGTGGCCTACGATAAAAGCTATCTATACACGAGCGTCGAGGCGCTACGCAAGATACTTGAGTACGATGAGGGCAAATTTGACGGTATACACGTGTTTTCAGACGATCCGTTTACCGACATCAAAAAGATCTCGCGCGAGCTACGCCTAGGACAAAAAGCTATCGGCTGGTGGCAACAAAACGGCAACTTTTTCTCTGCTTTGGCGCTCGAAAAGCGCGCGCTTTTCATCGTTTTGATGCTCATCATCCTGGTTGCCTCGCTAAATATCGTAAGCTCGCTACTCATGACCGTCATGAACCGCCGCCAAGAGATCGCGCTACTGCTCTCACTCGGTGCTAGCAAGGCCGAGATAAAAAAGAGCTTTTTTGCTCTCGGCGCCACGATAGGCGGAGGCGGGATAGTGTTTGGGCTCGTGCTCGGACTCTTTGGCGTGTGGTTGCTCGGTAGCTTTGATATCGTAAATTTGCCGGCCGACGTCTACGGCAGCGCGAAGCTTCCTATGGAGTTATCTTTGATCGATCTTGTTATGATTTTGGTCGGGGCGGTCGTTATCGTGGCGTTTTCGTCGTTTTATCCGGCCAAAAAAGCCGCGCAGATAAACGTGCTTGAGACGCTCAGGAATGAGTAG
- the secA gene encoding preprotein translocase subunit SecA, translating to MITAFMQKVFGTKNDREVKKYFKRVAYINSLESKYQAMSDDELKAKFNEFKAQVQNGEKSQDELLDDVFAIVREVGKRTLNMRHFDVQLIGGMVLNDGKIAEMKTGEGKTLVASLPVVLNAMSGKGVHVVTVNDYLAKRDATQMGEIYKFLGLSVGVILGGEYDDSARKAAYDSDITYGTNNEFGFDYLRDNMKMDFKDKVQREHNFVIVDEVDSILIDEARTPLIISGPTNRTLDGYIKANEVARQMKRGEPPATPQEKATGDFTVDEKNRTIAITEEGISKAEKLFGVANLYDMENAILSHHLDQALKAHNLFEKDVHYVVRDGQVVIVDEFTGRLSEGRRFSEGLHQALEAKEGVKIQEESQTLADITFQNYFRLYKKLSGMTGTAQTEATEFSQIYKLDVVSIPTNVPVIRKDNNDLIYKTENEKFKAVIDEIKKAHDRGQPVLVGTASIEKSEKLHNLLVKEKIPHSVLNAKNHEKEAEIIAQAGARGAVTIATNMAGRGVDIRIDDEVRNLGGLYIIGTERHESRRIDNQLRGRSGRQGDPGVSRFYLSLEDNLLRIFGSDRIKAIMTRLGIEEGESIDSKMVTRAVENAQKKVESLHFEARKHILEYDDVANEQRKTVYKFRNELLDPNFEVGEKIKQNRAEFVEHLLAQAEIYAGEPKSEYNLEKLSSVIISNGALMQPDELKDLDYAELAEKITAKFESDYEEKMGVIGEDQRKYLEKVLCLQVLDTAWREHLYQMDILKTGIGLRGYNQKDPLTEYKKESFNLFMELVSRIKFESIKLLTAVRLSFSEPTESVPHEAQDTEAASAPESEEKPGKKVSRNDPCPCGSGKKYKDCHGKSGPKKGAFAEDWDKI from the coding sequence ATGATAACGGCGTTTATGCAGAAGGTATTCGGCACGAAAAACGACAGGGAAGTAAAAAAATATTTCAAACGAGTCGCTTACATAAACTCGCTCGAGAGCAAGTATCAAGCGATGAGCGATGATGAACTGAAGGCTAAATTTAACGAATTTAAAGCGCAAGTGCAAAACGGCGAAAAGAGTCAGGATGAGCTGCTGGACGATGTGTTCGCCATCGTGCGCGAGGTCGGTAAAAGGACGCTAAATATGCGCCATTTCGACGTTCAGCTAATCGGCGGCATGGTACTAAACGACGGTAAGATCGCCGAGATGAAAACGGGCGAAGGTAAAACCCTCGTAGCAAGCCTACCCGTCGTGCTAAACGCGATGAGCGGCAAGGGCGTACACGTCGTGACGGTAAACGACTACCTCGCCAAACGCGACGCGACGCAAATGGGCGAAATTTATAAATTTCTAGGCCTTAGCGTCGGCGTGATACTAGGCGGCGAATACGACGACTCGGCGCGCAAAGCCGCATACGACAGCGACATCACATACGGCACGAATAACGAATTCGGCTTTGACTACCTGCGCGATAATATGAAAATGGATTTCAAAGACAAGGTGCAAAGAGAGCACAACTTCGTCATCGTGGACGAGGTCGATAGTATCCTCATCGACGAGGCTAGAACGCCGCTCATCATCTCAGGCCCTACAAACCGCACGCTAGACGGTTACATCAAAGCAAACGAAGTCGCGCGCCAGATGAAGCGCGGCGAACCGCCTGCGACTCCGCAAGAAAAAGCCACCGGCGACTTTACCGTCGATGAGAAAAACCGCACGATAGCGATCACCGAAGAAGGCATCTCAAAGGCTGAAAAGCTCTTTGGCGTGGCAAATCTCTACGACATGGAAAACGCGATTTTGAGCCACCACCTAGACCAAGCTCTAAAGGCGCACAACCTCTTTGAAAAAGACGTTCACTACGTCGTTCGCGACGGGCAAGTCGTCATCGTCGACGAATTTACGGGGCGTCTTAGCGAAGGACGAAGATTTAGCGAGGGCTTGCACCAAGCGCTAGAGGCCAAAGAGGGCGTAAAGATACAAGAAGAGAGCCAAACGCTAGCGGATATTACGTTTCAAAACTACTTTAGGCTTTATAAAAAACTATCGGGCATGACGGGTACGGCGCAGACGGAGGCGACCGAGTTTTCGCAAATTTACAAGCTTGACGTCGTATCGATCCCGACAAACGTGCCTGTTATCAGAAAAGACAACAACGATCTTATCTACAAAACAGAAAACGAGAAATTTAAAGCCGTGATCGACGAGATCAAAAAGGCTCACGACCGCGGTCAGCCCGTACTCGTGGGCACCGCCTCGATCGAAAAGAGCGAAAAGCTACACAACCTGCTCGTAAAAGAAAAGATCCCGCACTCCGTGCTAAACGCTAAAAATCACGAAAAAGAGGCCGAGATCATCGCTCAAGCCGGCGCTCGCGGAGCGGTTACGATCGCTACGAATATGGCCGGACGCGGCGTAGACATCCGTATCGACGACGAGGTGCGAAACCTAGGCGGTCTATACATCATCGGCACCGAAAGACACGAAAGCCGCCGTATCGACAACCAACTACGAGGCCGCTCGGGACGCCAGGGCGATCCCGGAGTTAGCCGCTTTTACCTAAGCCTTGAGGATAATTTGCTTCGAATATTCGGCAGCGACCGCATAAAGGCGATAATGACGCGCCTTGGTATCGAAGAGGGTGAAAGCATCGACTCGAAAATGGTCACTAGAGCTGTCGAAAATGCGCAAAAAAAGGTCGAGAGCCTGCACTTTGAAGCGCGAAAGCATATCCTCGAGTACGACGACGTCGCAAACGAGCAGCGAAAAACCGTGTATAAATTTAGAAACGAGCTGCTTGATCCGAATTTTGAAGTCGGCGAAAAGATCAAACAAAATCGCGCCGAATTCGTCGAGCACCTGCTAGCCCAGGCTGAAATTTACGCAGGCGAGCCAAAGAGCGAGTATAACCTCGAAAAACTAAGCTCCGTGATAATCTCAAACGGCGCGCTAATGCAGCCTGACGAGCTAAAAGATCTCGACTACGCCGAGCTTGCCGAGAAGATAACGGCTAAATTTGAGTCCGACTACGAGGAAAAAATGGGCGTCATAGGCGAAGATCAGCGCAAATACCTAGAAAAGGTGCTTTGCCTACAAGTGCTAGATACCGCGTGGCGCGAGCATCTATACCAGATGGATATCCTAAAAACCGGCATCGGACTGCGCGGCTACAACCAAAAAGATCCGCTCACCGAGTATAAAAAAGAGAGCTTTAACCTCTTTATGGAGCTCGTTAGCCGCATCAAATTTGAAAGCATAAAGCTGCTAACGGCCGTGCGCTTAAGCTTCTCCGAGCCTACCGAGTCTGTGCCGCATGAAGCGCAAGATACTGAGGCTGCTAGCGCGCCCGAGAGCGAAGAAAAGCCTGGTAAAAAAGTATCCAGAAATGACCCGTGCCCGTGCGGAAGCGGTAAAAAATACAAAGACTGCCATGGCAAAAGCGGCCCGAAAAAAGGAGCTTTTGCGGAGGATTGGGATAAAATTTAG
- the lolA gene encoding LolA-like outer membrane lipoprotein chaperone, which translates to MKKILAFLLFCASAFGVTLNFVTLQSDFVQTITSENETVDYFGKFYAKSNNRAYWIYERPTPKKIYFDKNRVVVIEDALEQAIISKFEKAPNLIDVVRNAVKITDTLYKAKYDGVEYLITVKNYIPTRIDYEDKLGNKIKITLSNTKKDFKISDDLLTPVIPSYYDVINQ; encoded by the coding sequence ATGAAAAAAATTTTAGCATTTTTGCTCTTTTGCGCCTCGGCTTTCGGAGTTACGTTAAATTTCGTCACGCTTCAAAGCGACTTCGTGCAAACAATCACGAGCGAGAACGAAACGGTTGATTATTTCGGTAAATTTTACGCAAAAAGCAACAACCGCGCCTACTGGATCTACGAGCGCCCGACGCCTAAAAAAATCTACTTTGATAAAAACCGCGTCGTCGTGATCGAGGATGCGCTCGAGCAAGCGATCATCTCTAAATTTGAAAAGGCGCCCAATTTGATCGACGTCGTTAGAAACGCGGTTAAGATCACCGACACGCTCTACAAGGCCAAATACGACGGCGTAGAGTACCTAATCACCGTCAAAAACTACATCCCGACAAGGATCGACTATGAGGATAAGCTCGGCAACAAGATCAAAATCACGCTGAGCAATACCAAAAAAGATTTTAAGATAAGCGATGATTTGCTGACGCCGGTGATACCGTCGTATTATGACGTTATAAACCAATAA
- a CDS encoding ATP-dependent DNA helicase: MLNQLLEILKKSNVFLTGRGGVGKSHLTQAVIKHYKSELKNVVVLGSTGIAAVNVGGVSVHSFFKFGICSSLEELRGYDRKQRGKLGELKKMLDACDLIVIDEISMISAGLMDMIYYRLMSSRFVGRVMLVGDFYQLPPVRKNGDDGNSLFKFLYAFNSSSWHEFEFKNIELVVSKRTKDKKFYDILSMLRVGRLSEEVFAYIENLRVPSVQVDDDTSVLFGRNYEADELNNKMLSKLSAPLERAEALVEIYDENLNENALDRWIANLYAPEILNIKIGAKVIFTVNKWGEYYNGERGQIMQILKEGGEIKSVIVQKANGEIVEVERARFDMSEFVMAGEHLEERARASLTQFPLKLAYAITIHKSQGMSIENLVCDLNHIFANGQLYVALSRAIDPKKLRIFYGKSRPFREYLQSVVKIDEEVEKFYLENKFENIKEDV, from the coding sequence GTGCTAAATCAGCTCTTAGAAATATTAAAAAAATCAAATGTTTTTCTCACCGGGCGCGGCGGAGTAGGCAAAAGCCACCTCACGCAAGCGGTCATCAAGCACTATAAAAGCGAGCTAAAAAACGTCGTGGTGCTGGGCAGCACCGGCATCGCGGCGGTAAATGTCGGTGGAGTGAGCGTACATAGTTTTTTTAAATTCGGCATTTGCTCAAGCCTTGAGGAGCTTCGCGGCTACGACCGCAAACAACGCGGGAAACTCGGCGAACTAAAAAAGATGCTAGACGCCTGCGATCTCATCGTGATAGACGAGATCTCGATGATCAGCGCGGGGCTCATGGATATGATTTATTACCGCTTGATGAGTTCGCGATTCGTCGGGCGCGTGATGCTCGTGGGCGACTTTTATCAGCTGCCGCCTGTACGAAAAAACGGAGATGACGGCAACTCGCTGTTTAAATTTCTTTATGCTTTTAACTCTAGTTCGTGGCATGAATTTGAGTTTAAAAATATCGAGCTAGTCGTCTCAAAACGTACGAAAGATAAGAAATTTTACGATATCTTATCCATGCTTCGCGTCGGGCGGCTGAGCGAAGAGGTGTTTGCCTATATAGAAAATTTACGCGTGCCAAGCGTGCAGGTAGATGACGATACGAGCGTGCTTTTTGGGCGAAATTACGAAGCGGACGAGCTAAATAACAAGATGCTCTCTAAACTATCCGCGCCGCTTGAAAGAGCCGAGGCGCTAGTGGAAATTTACGATGAAAATTTAAACGAAAACGCGCTGGATCGTTGGATCGCAAACCTCTACGCGCCTGAAATTTTAAACATAAAAATCGGCGCGAAAGTTATATTTACCGTAAATAAATGGGGCGAGTACTATAACGGCGAGCGCGGACAGATAATGCAAATTTTAAAAGAAGGCGGCGAGATAAAAAGCGTCATCGTGCAAAAAGCTAACGGCGAGATCGTCGAGGTGGAGCGCGCGAGGTTTGACATGAGCGAGTTTGTGATGGCGGGCGAGCATCTCGAGGAGCGCGCGAGGGCGTCTTTGACGCAGTTTCCGCTAAAGCTAGCCTACGCGATCACGATACATAAATCCCAAGGCATGAGCATAGAAAATTTAGTCTGCGACCTAAATCATATCTTTGCCAACGGGCAGCTCTACGTCGCGCTCTCGCGGGCGATAGATCCAAAAAAGCTGAGGATATTTTACGGCAAAAGTCGGCCGTTTAGAGAGTATTTGCAAAGCGTCGTTAAAATAGACGAGGAGGTCGAGAAATTCTATCTTGAAAACAAATTTGAAAACATTAAGGAAGACGTATGA